The Ornithodoros turicata isolate Travis chromosome 7, ASM3712646v1, whole genome shotgun sequence genome includes a region encoding these proteins:
- the LOC135401767 gene encoding E3 ubiquitin-protein ligase Mdm2-like isoform X1, producing MTTITPSQLVVMKDGLLEILSTVGAKPAPTPISEVMQLMKAYIIKHRLYDSSRPAEILCENNPMGTLFGVPSFLIKETFKYLARNLFRVPAQAVSQAQKRDAPSTSTAEESANKRLCPEPPSKPIQVHQGPPPSPTFLGFPDSPKYDSASETACSLQGYETAYVKDTSDECWYSDEKYGGTVSSLDDSDTDSPYELEFEVESADERKMNCYSSASEVEDTGLAGIVLCLKDEDCGFWADFSDFDSESSESVYDSEIGEDDLWQCRMCKTRNTPLQRYCQKCWKERFGWLPNRSDKHPPQRKRYRKRKERHAKKKGMIARDKQEEKRATSESQEASLHGSTPELSSQEAQLPAVEAAPEASHSCISLLSKSVDVQKAGSSQEPSDSPTFLSSQDSTQASVGVCNICLLRPKCGIIVHGRTSHRFSCYKCARQLMELEQPCPVCRRTIQRVTRNFDV from the exons ATGACGACCATTACACCCAGCCAG TTAGTAGTGATGAAAGATGGCCTCTTGGAAATACTGAGCACCGTGGGAGCAAAACCGGCTCCAACACCTATTAGCGAG gtgatgcaGTTGATGAAGGCTTACATTATAAAGCACCGCCTGTACGACTCGTCACGCCCCGCAGAGATACTATGCGAAAACAACCCCATGGGAACACTGTTTGGGGTACCTTCATTTCTGATCAAGGAGACCTT caAATACTTAGCGAGAAACCTATTTCGGGTGCCTGCACAGGCTGTAAGTCAAG CGCAAAAACGAGATGCTCCCTCTACGTCGACTGCTGAAGAGTCTGCCAACAAACGCTTGTGTCCCGAACCTCCGTCGAAGCCCATCCAAGTCCATCAAGGACCTCCGCCGTCCCCAACGTTTCTTGGTTTTCCAGACTCGCCCAAATACGACAGTGCCTCCGAGACAGCCTGTAGCTTGCAG GGCTATGAAACAGCCTATGTGAAAGACACCAGTGACGAATGCTGGTACTCTGACGAGAAATATGGAGGCACAGTGTCCTCACTAGATGATAGTGACACTGACTCACCTTACGAGCTTGAGTTTGAAGTCGAGTCAGCCGACGAGAGGAAGATGAATTGCTACTCGTCAGCAAGTGAAGTAGAG GACACTGGCCTTGCTGGAATTGTTCTGTGTTTGAAGGATGAGGACTGTGGATTCTGGGCGGATTTTTCGGATTTTGACTCAGAGTCTAGTGAATCTGTGTACGACTCTGAAATTGGAGAAGAC GACCTGTGGCAGTGTCGTATGTGCAAGACTCGCAATACACCGCTGCAACGTTACTGCCAGAAGTGCTGGAAGGAGCGTTTTGGGTGGCTGCCCAATCGGTCCGACAAGCACCCACCCCAGAGAAAGCGCtacaggaaaagaaaagaaaggcacGCAAAGAAGAAAGGAATGATAGCTAGAGACAAG CAAGAAGAAAAGCGGGCCACCAGTGAAAGCCAGGAAGCTTCCTTGCACGGTTCCACACCAGAGCTCAGTTCACAAGAAGCACAATTGCCTGCTGTCGAAGCTGCACCAGAGGCCTCTCACTCCTGTATATCTCTCCTCTCTAAAAGCGTAGACGTACAGAAAGCAGGGTCGTCGCAAGAGCCCTCCGACAGTCCGACCTTCCTCAGCTCGCAGGACTCTACCCAGGCGTCCGTGGGAGTCTGCAACATCTGTTTGCTTCGTCCCAAGTGTGGTATCATTGTTCACGGAAGGACAAGTCATCGCTTCAGCTGTTATAAGTGCGCTCGTCAGCTGATGGAGCTGGAGCAGCCGTGCCCCGTGTGCCGCCGGACCATACAGCGGGTCACACGCAACTTTGACGTGTGA
- the LOC135401772 gene encoding steroid hormone receptor ERR1-like isoform X2, with the protein MASPQQDGDTNSEAMYSSSSSSPPGEPLTKLQCHSPGGSLSPPLSPHEYTCSSTTTSLSTVSKGGTGGSGGTHSNGGGSSSPRRLCLVCGDVASGFHYGVASCEACKAFFKRTIQGNIEYTCPASSDCEINKRRRKACQACRFQKCLKMGMLKEGVRLDRVRGGRQKYRRNPDGPYQVQSLQPKKSLEENVIISALVHCEPEPLLALNSTGSNTGSSLGDSQYKTVSVLSELVDRELVATISWAKQIPGFTDLTLNDQMRLLQTTWAEILSLALAYRSCQLSPPPRLMFASDLVLDERQASDCRAQELFVHMVHLIRRLEVLSISREEFLALKALILTNADILLEDATSVHKLRDAVMQGLHDCVVAQRSTSCGSSPTLSTTQTAGAHASQLLLCLPLLRQLDTVVRRFWNGVRRDGCVPMNKLFVEMLESHALVR; encoded by the exons ATGGCCAGTCCACAGCAGGACGGTGACACCAACAGCGAGGCCATGTACTCGTCATCATCCTCATCGCCTCCGGGAGAACCCCTGACCAAACTGCAATGCCATTCGCCAGGGGGAAGCCTGAGTCCACCCCTGAGCCCACACGAGTACACGTGCTCTTCCACCACCACCTCGCTCTCTACAGTGTCCAAAGGGGGCACTGGGGGTTCTGGGGGAACCCACAGCAATGGGGGAGGCTCTTCATCCCCCAGGAGGCTGTGCCTGGTGTGTGGAGATGTGGCATCTGGCTTCCACTATGGTGTGGCCTCGTGTGAGGCATGCAAAGCTTTCTTCAAGCGTAccatacagg GCAACATCGAATACACATGTCCGGCATCCAGCGACTGCGAGATAAACAAGCGGCGGAGGAAAGCTTGCCAAGCCTGCCGATTTCAAAAGTGCCTCAAGATGGGCATGCTCAAAGAGG GTGTACGGTTAGACAGGGTTCGAGGTGGAAGGCAAAAATATCGTCGAAACCCTGATGGCCCTTATCAGGTTCAGTCATTGCAGCCCAAAAAGTCTCTCGAAG AAAATGTAATCATCTCTGCGCTCGTTCACTGTGAGCCGGAACCATTGCTGGCGCTTAACTCCACTGGAAGCAACACCGGCTCTTCTTTAGGAGACTCTCAGTACAAGACTGTCAGCGTACTCAGTGAATTAGTTGACAGAGAACTGGTAGCCACCATTAGCTGGGCTAAACAGATTCCAG GTTTCACGGACCTCACACTAAACGACCAGATGCGTCTGCTACAGACAACATGGGCAGAGATCCTGTCTTTGGCACTTGCTTACAG GTCGTGCCAACTGTCTCCTCCGCCACGATTGATGTTTGCATCTGACCTGGTCCTTGATGAGCGGCAGGCGTCGGACTGCCGGGCTCAAGAATTATTTGTCCATATGGTTCATCTCATCAGGAGGCTAGAAGTGCTGTCCATTTCTAGAGAAGAATTTCTAGCACTGAAGGCACTCATCCTAACAAATGCAG ACATTCTCCTCGAAGATGCCACTTCGGTGCACAAACTGCGTGACGCTGTGATGCAGGGGCTCCACGACTGTGTTGTGGCGCAGCGCAGTACCTCTTGTGGTTCATCGCCTACGTTGAGTACGACGCAGACGGCAGGGGCGCACGCCAGCCAACTGCTCCTCTGCCTGCCCCTCCTACGACAGCTCGACACCGTAGTGCGGCGATTTTGGAACGGCGTCCGGCGTGACGGTTGCGTTCCCATGAACAAGCTCTTTGTCGAGATGCTAGAGTCACATGCACTCGTGCGGTGA
- the LOC135401767 gene encoding E3 ubiquitin-protein ligase Mdm2-like isoform X2 — MKDGLLEILSTVGAKPAPTPISEVMQLMKAYIIKHRLYDSSRPAEILCENNPMGTLFGVPSFLIKETFKYLARNLFRVPAQAVSQAQKRDAPSTSTAEESANKRLCPEPPSKPIQVHQGPPPSPTFLGFPDSPKYDSASETACSLQGYETAYVKDTSDECWYSDEKYGGTVSSLDDSDTDSPYELEFEVESADERKMNCYSSASEVEDTGLAGIVLCLKDEDCGFWADFSDFDSESSESVYDSEIGEDDLWQCRMCKTRNTPLQRYCQKCWKERFGWLPNRSDKHPPQRKRYRKRKERHAKKKGMIARDKQEEKRATSESQEASLHGSTPELSSQEAQLPAVEAAPEASHSCISLLSKSVDVQKAGSSQEPSDSPTFLSSQDSTQASVGVCNICLLRPKCGIIVHGRTSHRFSCYKCARQLMELEQPCPVCRRTIQRVTRNFDV, encoded by the exons ATGAAAGATGGCCTCTTGGAAATACTGAGCACCGTGGGAGCAAAACCGGCTCCAACACCTATTAGCGAG gtgatgcaGTTGATGAAGGCTTACATTATAAAGCACCGCCTGTACGACTCGTCACGCCCCGCAGAGATACTATGCGAAAACAACCCCATGGGAACACTGTTTGGGGTACCTTCATTTCTGATCAAGGAGACCTT caAATACTTAGCGAGAAACCTATTTCGGGTGCCTGCACAGGCTGTAAGTCAAG CGCAAAAACGAGATGCTCCCTCTACGTCGACTGCTGAAGAGTCTGCCAACAAACGCTTGTGTCCCGAACCTCCGTCGAAGCCCATCCAAGTCCATCAAGGACCTCCGCCGTCCCCAACGTTTCTTGGTTTTCCAGACTCGCCCAAATACGACAGTGCCTCCGAGACAGCCTGTAGCTTGCAG GGCTATGAAACAGCCTATGTGAAAGACACCAGTGACGAATGCTGGTACTCTGACGAGAAATATGGAGGCACAGTGTCCTCACTAGATGATAGTGACACTGACTCACCTTACGAGCTTGAGTTTGAAGTCGAGTCAGCCGACGAGAGGAAGATGAATTGCTACTCGTCAGCAAGTGAAGTAGAG GACACTGGCCTTGCTGGAATTGTTCTGTGTTTGAAGGATGAGGACTGTGGATTCTGGGCGGATTTTTCGGATTTTGACTCAGAGTCTAGTGAATCTGTGTACGACTCTGAAATTGGAGAAGAC GACCTGTGGCAGTGTCGTATGTGCAAGACTCGCAATACACCGCTGCAACGTTACTGCCAGAAGTGCTGGAAGGAGCGTTTTGGGTGGCTGCCCAATCGGTCCGACAAGCACCCACCCCAGAGAAAGCGCtacaggaaaagaaaagaaaggcacGCAAAGAAGAAAGGAATGATAGCTAGAGACAAG CAAGAAGAAAAGCGGGCCACCAGTGAAAGCCAGGAAGCTTCCTTGCACGGTTCCACACCAGAGCTCAGTTCACAAGAAGCACAATTGCCTGCTGTCGAAGCTGCACCAGAGGCCTCTCACTCCTGTATATCTCTCCTCTCTAAAAGCGTAGACGTACAGAAAGCAGGGTCGTCGCAAGAGCCCTCCGACAGTCCGACCTTCCTCAGCTCGCAGGACTCTACCCAGGCGTCCGTGGGAGTCTGCAACATCTGTTTGCTTCGTCCCAAGTGTGGTATCATTGTTCACGGAAGGACAAGTCATCGCTTCAGCTGTTATAAGTGCGCTCGTCAGCTGATGGAGCTGGAGCAGCCGTGCCCCGTGTGCCGCCGGACCATACAGCGGGTCACACGCAACTTTGACGTGTGA
- the LOC135401772 gene encoding steroid hormone receptor ERR1-like isoform X1, producing MASPQQDGDTNSEAMYSSSSSSPPGEPLTKLQCHSPGGSLSPPLSPHEYTCSSTTTSLSTVSKGGTGGSGGTHSNGGGSSSPRRLCLVCGDVASGFHYGVASCEACKAFFKRTIQGNIEYTCPASSDCEINKRRRKACQACRFQKCLKMGMLKEGVRLDRVRGGRQKYRRNPDGPYQVQSLQPKKSLEENVIISALVHCEPEPLLALNSTGSNTGSSLGDSQYKTVSVLSELVDRELVATISWAKQIPGFTDLTLNDQMRLLQTTWAEILSLALAYRSCQLSPPPRLMFASDLVLDERQASDCRAQELFVHMVHLIRRLEVLSISREEFLALKALILTNADILLEDATSVHKLRDAVMQGLHDCVVAQRSTSCGSSPTLSTTQTAGAHASQLLLCLPLLRQLDTVVRRFWNGVRRDGCVPMNKLFVEMLESHALVRGFADYRA from the exons ATGGCCAGTCCACAGCAGGACGGTGACACCAACAGCGAGGCCATGTACTCGTCATCATCCTCATCGCCTCCGGGAGAACCCCTGACCAAACTGCAATGCCATTCGCCAGGGGGAAGCCTGAGTCCACCCCTGAGCCCACACGAGTACACGTGCTCTTCCACCACCACCTCGCTCTCTACAGTGTCCAAAGGGGGCACTGGGGGTTCTGGGGGAACCCACAGCAATGGGGGAGGCTCTTCATCCCCCAGGAGGCTGTGCCTGGTGTGTGGAGATGTGGCATCTGGCTTCCACTATGGTGTGGCCTCGTGTGAGGCATGCAAAGCTTTCTTCAAGCGTAccatacagg GCAACATCGAATACACATGTCCGGCATCCAGCGACTGCGAGATAAACAAGCGGCGGAGGAAAGCTTGCCAAGCCTGCCGATTTCAAAAGTGCCTCAAGATGGGCATGCTCAAAGAGG GTGTACGGTTAGACAGGGTTCGAGGTGGAAGGCAAAAATATCGTCGAAACCCTGATGGCCCTTATCAGGTTCAGTCATTGCAGCCCAAAAAGTCTCTCGAAG AAAATGTAATCATCTCTGCGCTCGTTCACTGTGAGCCGGAACCATTGCTGGCGCTTAACTCCACTGGAAGCAACACCGGCTCTTCTTTAGGAGACTCTCAGTACAAGACTGTCAGCGTACTCAGTGAATTAGTTGACAGAGAACTGGTAGCCACCATTAGCTGGGCTAAACAGATTCCAG GTTTCACGGACCTCACACTAAACGACCAGATGCGTCTGCTACAGACAACATGGGCAGAGATCCTGTCTTTGGCACTTGCTTACAG GTCGTGCCAACTGTCTCCTCCGCCACGATTGATGTTTGCATCTGACCTGGTCCTTGATGAGCGGCAGGCGTCGGACTGCCGGGCTCAAGAATTATTTGTCCATATGGTTCATCTCATCAGGAGGCTAGAAGTGCTGTCCATTTCTAGAGAAGAATTTCTAGCACTGAAGGCACTCATCCTAACAAATGCAG ACATTCTCCTCGAAGATGCCACTTCGGTGCACAAACTGCGTGACGCTGTGATGCAGGGGCTCCACGACTGTGTTGTGGCGCAGCGCAGTACCTCTTGTGGTTCATCGCCTACGTTGAGTACGACGCAGACGGCAGGGGCGCACGCCAGCCAACTGCTCCTCTGCCTGCCCCTCCTACGACAGCTCGACACCGTAGTGCGGCGATTTTGGAACGGCGTCCGGCGTGACGGTTGCGTTCCCATGAACAAGCTCTTTGTCGAGATGCTAGAGTCACATGCACTCGTGCG TGGCTTCGCAGATTACAGGGCTTGA
- the LOC135401768 gene encoding transaldolase-like: MSGDKAKSSLDQLKEVTTVVADTGDFEVLKDYRPTDSTTNPSLILAASKLPRYARLVDEAAAYGKKTGSTPEEQLENAMDKLLVLFGCEILKIIPGRVSTEVDARLSFDKKRLINKALRLVELYKEAGIDKERILVKLASTWEGLKAAEVLEKEHGVHCNMTLLFNFTQAVACAEAGVTLISPFVGRILDWYVANTAQKSFEPLEDPGVKRVTSIYNYYKKFDYPTVVMGASFRNVGEIHALAGCDLLTISPSLLSELAASTKPVQQYLSKEHAKTLDLKKIELNEEVFRWELNEDQMATEKLSDGIRKFAADAVKLEDILKEKMK, from the exons ATGAGCGGTGACAAAGCGAAGTCCTCCCTTGACCAACTGAAGGAGGTAACAACTGTCGTTGCAGACACCGGGGACTTCGAAG TGTTGAAGGACTACAGGCCTACCGATTCAACAACCAACCCCTCCCTGATCCTAGCAGCATCGAAGCTTCCGCGATATGCTCGGCTTGTCGATGAAGCCGCAGCATATGGAAAGAAAACTGGAAG cACACCTGAGGAGCAGTTGGAAAACGCAATGGACAAGCTCCTCGTGTTGTTTGGCTGTGAAATCCTTAAAATTATTCCAGGGAGGGTTTCTACCGAAGTTGATGCAAG ACTGTCATTCGATAAGAAACGGTTAATCAACAAAGCACTCAGGCTGGTTGAACTCTACAAGGAAGCCGGCATCGACAAGGAGCGGATTTTAGTGAAGCTCGCCTCTACGTGGGAAGGACTAAAAGCTGCAGA GGTCTTGGAAAAGGAGCATGGTGTGCACTGTAACATGACACTCCTGTTCAACTTCACCCAA GCTGTGGCATGCGCAGAGGCGGGTGTGACTCTCATTTCCCCTTTTGTGGGACGTATCCTCGACTGGTACGTGGCAAACACAGCACAGAAGTCCTTTGAGCCGCTGGAGGACCCTGGTGTCAAGAGAGTCACCAGTATCTACAACTACTACAAGAAGTTTGACTACCCCACGGTTGTCATGGGAGCCTCCTTCCGAAATGTTGGCGAGATACACGCGTTGGCTGGTTGTGATCTGCTCACTATAAG CCCATCCCTTTTGTCGGAACTCGCAGCATCTACAAAACCTGTCCAACAGTACCTTTCGAAAGAACATG CTAAGACACTGGACCTGAAGAAAATTGAACTAAATGAAGAAGTGTTCCGCTGGGAGCTGAACGAAGACCAAATGGCGACAGAGAAGCTTTCGGATGGAATACGCAAATTTGCCGCAGATGCCGTTAAATTGGAGGACATCCTCAAGGAGAAGATGAAGTAA